In Musa acuminata AAA Group cultivar baxijiao chromosome BXJ2-10, Cavendish_Baxijiao_AAA, whole genome shotgun sequence, a genomic segment contains:
- the LOC135625233 gene encoding protein NETWORKED 2D-like, with product MLQRAASNAYSWWWASHIRTKQSKWLDSNLQEMEEVVKKMLKLIEADADSFAKRAELYFKRRPELTSFVEDAYRAYRALAERYDHISGELHKANHTIATACPEQVQYAMLEEEDDNFPKAITPIDPSKINKPTVEGLMNRRRENESSIKRKQKNSNVPQINKEKAQEEIDKLQKGILVLQTEKEFIKSSYETGIAKYWEIEKQIMDMQEKVSCLQDEFGTSSVIKDDEARALMTATALKSCEDAIVSLQEQRKKSLEQAKVESERIEVAKDKLKTLKGEYCQSEMKDADMSGENTQMSFTAEKMEEDLYSLDNARLELQSICEKIKTHLEMNPESSVIEIAEKINELVDKVLALELTVSSQAVHINRLTSENNELDKYLQKLEEEKTILISDSNALSERLKEAEEELNRVQAIEKIVRDGEINFYDNFSEACHSLSGISEKLQSHKSPEDECVADASTEEEASAFSTVPLRECQDKEVTEIHDVKKDMEEEIHTTKELGHRPEDPSQMEAGSQLKSASDEIEDPKKRNELGEKGLSQTYLAIRQSDNEEILLDEKEHALNFQQVVPSGLEGTEKIVLAEYTSILQNYEETKRRLSEVENKNEEHLQETMALIGELKNVIAMKDEEIQLLKQQLASLKMSSDITADAPSIGDPWDGQQKLESTSNSVMVTESSNLRDSEMLEDLSISTTKRDSDDEFTEVHGHPEEGSNADCINEPKSISPVEEKLRRDIDTLLDRNLEFWLRFSTSFHHIQEFKAKYEDLQADIDRLKDNKTPGGNDGATGNQDGEPESAIVATRLRELKTELQVWLEQNALLKGELQSTISSLDDMQEEISTAANTKSETGEAMCTPYQAARFQGEVMNMKQEKNKAASELQEGLDQVRRLQAEIEQQWSKLRENFEPFPSASTPDAGLEHSPSRTRVPLQVFLFGAKPKKPSIFARIHPVFQKQNSKLKAGRRSKWFSQYDE from the exons AGATGGAGGAGGTAGTGAAAAAAATGCTCAAGCTCATCGAAGCAGATGCTGATTCCTTTGCTAAGAGGGCAGAGTTGTACTTCAAAAGGAGACCTGAGTTGACAAGCTTCGTGGAAGATGCCTACAGGGCATACAGAGCATTGGCTGAAAGATATGACCACATCTCAGGAGAATTGCACAAGGCCAACCACACGATAGCAACTGCTTGTCCTGAACAAGTCCAGTATGCGATGCTAGAGGAGGAGGATGATAATTTTCCAAAAGCAATTACCCCAATTGATCCAAGTAAAATTAACAAGCCAACAGTGGAGGGATTAATGAACAGAAGAAGAGAAAATGAATCATCCATTAAGAGAAAACAGAAGAATAGTAATGTACCTCAGATTAATAAAGAAAAGGCTCAAGAAGAGATAGATAAGCTTCAGAAAGGAATACTGGTTCTGCAGACGGAAAAAGAATTCATCAAGAGTTCATACGAGACTGGGATAGCCAAGTATTGGGAGATTGAGAAGCAAATCATGGATATGCAAGAAAAAGTTAGTTGCTTGCAAGATGAGTTTGGTACCAGTTCAGTCATCAAAGACGATGAGGCACGTGCCTTAATGACAGCGACAGCTCTTAAATCCTGTGAGGATGCCATAGTCAGTTTGCAGGAACAGCGGAAAAAATCGTTGGAACAGGCTAAGGTAGAGTCTGAAAGAATTGAGGTTGCTAAGGACAAACTGAAGACTCTCAAAGGTGAGTATTGCCAATCTGAAATGAAAGATGCAGATATGTCTGGTGAAAATACACAAATGAGCTTCACAGCTGAAAAAATGGAGGAAGACCTTTATTCTCTAGACAATGCAAGGCTTGAGTTACAGTCCATATGCGAGAAAATTAAGACACATTTAGAAATGAATCCTGAAAGCTCTGTGATCGAAATTGCAGAGAAGATTAATGAGCTTGTAGATAAAGTTCTCGCACTGGAACTGACAGTTTCATCACAGGCTGTACATATAAATCGATTGACTTCAGAAAACAATGAACTTGATAAATACCTTCAGAAATTGGAAGAGGAGAAAACGATTCTGATTAGTGATTCAAATGCATTGTCTGAAAGACTGAAGGAAGCTGAAGAGGAGCTTAACAGAGTTCAGGCAATCGAGAAAATTGTCCGAGATGGAGAAATAAATTTCTATGACAACTTTAGTGAGGCCTGTCACAGCCTCAGTGGTATTTCAGAGAAGCTGCAGTCTCATAAATCACCAGAAGATGAGTGTGTTGCAGATGCATCCACAGAGGAAGAAGCTTCCGCGTTTAGCACTGTACCACTGAGAGAGTGCCAAGATAAAGAAGTAACTGAAATCCATGACGTCAAGAAGGATATGGAAGAGGAGATTCATACAACTAAGGAACTTGGTCACCGCCCAGAAGATCCTTCCCAGATGGAGGCTGGTTCTCAGCTCAAGAGTGCTTCGGATGAGATTGAGGAcccaaagaaaagaaatgaactGGGCGAGAAAGGCTTATCACAAACGTATCTAGCCATTCGTCAATCTGACAATGAAGAAATCCTGCTTGATGAAAAAGAGCATGCTCTTAACTTTCAGCAAGTAGTTCCAAGTGGTTTAGAAGGTACAGAAAAAATTGTGCTTGCTGAGTACACATCAATCTTACAAAATTACGAAGAGACAAAGAGAAGGCTCTCTGAAGTAGAGAATAAAAATGAAGAACATCTTCAAGAGACAATGGCTTTGATAGGGGAACTGAAGAATGTCATTGCAATGAAAGATGAGGAGATACAGTTGCTGAAACAACAATTGGCCTCTCTAAAGATGAGTTCCGATATTACTGCAGATGCACCTTCCATTGGAGACCCTTGGGATGGTCAACAAAAGCTTGAAAGCACATCCAACTCTGTGATGGTCACAGAGAGTTCCAACCTTCGAGATTCTGAGATGCTTGAAGATCTAAGTATATCCACTACAAAAAGAGATTCAGATGATGAGTTTACAGAAGTACATGGACACCCTGAGGAAGGCAGCAATGCAGATTGCATCAATGAGCCAAAGAGCATTTCACCAGTGGAAGAAAAGCTTAGAAGGGATATTGACACTTTGCTTGATAGAAATTTGGAATTCTGGCTAAGGTTCAGCACATCATTCCATCACATACAGGAGTTCAAGGCCAAATATGAAGACCTACAAGCTGATATTGATAGGCTGAAAGACAACAAGACACCAGGGGGCAATGATGGTGCTACTGGCAATCAGGATGGGGAACCTGAATCAGCGATAGTAGCCACAAGACTGAGAGAATTGAAGACTGAGCTCCAGGTGTGGTTGGAACAAAATGCACTGTTGAAAGGTGAGCTGCAAAGTACAATCTCATCTCTTGATGATATGCAAGAGGAGATATCAACTGCTGCCAACACAAAATCAGAAACAGGGGAAGCGATGTGCACTCCTTATCAAGCTGCAAGGTTTCAAGGTGAGGTGATGAACATGAAACAAGAGAAGAATAAGGCTGCAAGTGAATTGCAGGAGGGACTAGATCAAGTCAGGCGGCTTCAAGCTGAAATTGAGCAGCAGTGGTCTAAGCTACGTGAGAACTTTGAACCATTTCCATCGGCAAGCACCCCCGATGCTGGCTTGGAGCATTCTCCCAGTAGGACCAGGGTACCATTGCAGGTCTTCCTTTTCGGTGCCAAGCCTAAAAAACCATCTATATTTGCACGCATCCATCCAGTGTTTCAGAAACAAAACAGTAAGCTGAAGGCTGGGCGTCG GTCTAAATGGTTTTCTCAATATGATGAGTAA
- the LOC103969859 gene encoding protein MODIFIER OF SNC1 11 → MAYQNPHASAEPGKKALETPPPPAAAADKPAPPAACLENPIPSPDASSALLDPAIHGNAAAVGSNSVLTSAMQNGPVTDLQKKLRRAERFGTAVMLSEGEKRNSRAERFGTGSTLSGPKNVGLLEEQKRKARAERFGLKNGTVADEAAKKKARLERFATNSKMDDSSEDEKRKARAIRFSQGSPNVIGQVNSDLELQIFFI, encoded by the exons ATGGCGTACCAAAACCCCCATGCTTCCGCCGAGCCCGGAAAGAAAGCCCTAGAGACACCTCCCCCTCCTGCAGCGGCCGCCGACAAGCCCGCTCCTCCGGCGGCATGCCTTGAAAACCCTATTCCCTCGCCCGACGCGAGCTCTGCCCTATTGGATCCCGCAATCCATGGGAACGCTGCGGCCGTGGGATCCAACTCGGTCTTGACGAGTGCCATGCAGAACGGCCCCGTCACTGATCTGCAGAAGAAGCTTCGGCGAGCCGAGCGATTCGGGACGGCGGTGATGCTTTCTGAAGGGGAGAAACGAAATTCACGAGCAGAGAG GTTTGGAACTGGGTCAACATTAAGTGGACCAAAGAATGTTGGACTTCTAGAGGAGCAAAAAAGAAAAGCCCGGGCAGAGAG GTTTGGGCTTAAGAATGGCACTGTAGCTGATGAGGCCGCAAAGAAGAAGGCACGGTTAGAAAGATTTGCAACAAACTCCAAGATGGATGATAGTTCAGAAGATGAGAAAAGGAAGGCAAGAGCAATCAG GTTTTCACAAGGCTCACCTAATGTTATCGGGCAAGTGAACTCTGACCTG GAACTCCAAATCTTTTTCATTTAG
- the LOC103969005 gene encoding mitochondrial hydrolase YKR070W isoform X1, whose protein sequence is MRFRSVFFGAASRAKLGTPAQQQRFRRTYSHLRRPDSERPSFGIAFDIDGVILRGRTPIGGSPQALRRLYDADGSLKVPFLFLTNGGGVPETKRALELSELLKVQISALQVVQGHSPFRRLVSSRFENELIVAIGKGEPAAVMLEYGFKKVLSIDDYASYFNDIDPLSQYKSWGLKHSYERNYNSKGLQPKYDVYSERVKGAFVVSDPVDWGRDIQVLCDILRCGGLPGKENGHQPPLFFAADDLEYQAVFPSERLGMGAFRIGLESIYNSIHSSPLEYTSFGKPNPFVFKNAESILTKLVTHVCQVKETMMGEKCAFNTIYMIGDNPKVDINGAKKVGHPWFSILTRTGVFRGKDNHGQYPADLVVDTVGDAIDFILKKECT, encoded by the exons ATGAGGTTCCGTTCCGTCTTCTTTGGGGCGGCGTCGAGGGCAAAGCTCGGAACTCCGGCGCAGCAGCAGCGGTTTCGGCGCACCTACTCGCATCTCCGGCGGCCGGACTCTGAGAG GCCTTCCTTTGGGATCGCGTTCGACATCGATGGCGTGATTCTTCGCGGACGCACCCCCATCGGAGGGTCTCCGCAGGCCCTCCGGAGGCTTTACGACGCCGACG GTTCGTTGAAGGTTCCATTTCTGTTCTTGACAAATG GAGGGGGTGTCCCAGAAACCAAACGAGCTCTGGAGTTGAGTGAGCTTTTGAAAGTTCAGATTTCAGCTCTACAg GTTGTGCAGGGTCATTCTCCTTTCCGACGGTTGGTCAGCAG CAGATTCGAGAATGAGCTTATCGTTGCCATTGGAAAAGGGGAACCTGCTGCAGTGATGTTGGAGTATGGATTCAA AAAAGTTCTTTCTATTGATGATTATGCATCATACTTCAATGACATCGATCCCCTCTCTCAGTACAAGAGTTGGGGTCTCAAGCACTCGTATGAGAGAAACTATAATTCCAAGGGTTTGCAACCAAAATATGATGTGTATTCAGAGAGAGTAAAAGGTGCATTTGTTGTTAGTGACCCTGTTGATTGGGGAAGGGACATTCAG GTGCTTTGTGATATTTTAAGATGTGGCGGTCTTCCTGGAAAGGAAAATGGACATCAACCACCTTTATTTTTTGCAGCAGATGATCTTGAATACCAG GCTGTATTTCCTTCTGAGCGCCTTGGGATGGGTGCTTTCAGGATAGGACTGGAAAGCATATATAACAG TATCCACAGCAGTCCTCTGGAGTATACTTCTTTTGGGAAACCAAATCCATTTGTTTTCAAGAATGCAGAGTCCATCCTGACCAAACTGGTGACACATGTGTGCCAGGTTAAGGAGACTATGATGGGCGAGAAATGTGCATTCAATACCATTTATATGATTGGTGATAATCCTAAGGTTGACATTAATGGTGCCAAGAAG GTGGGACATCCATGGTTTTCTATTCTCACAAGGACTGGGGTATTCCGGGGTAAAGACAACCATGGACAGTATCCAGCAGACCTG GTTGTGGATACCGTTGGAGACGCTATTGATTTCATTCTGAAAAAGGAGTGCACATGA
- the LOC103969005 gene encoding mitochondrial hydrolase YKR070W isoform X2, with amino-acid sequence MRFRSVFFGAASRAKLGTPAQQQRFRRTYSHLRRPDSERPSFGIAFDIDGVILRGRTPIGGSPQALRRLYDADGSLKVPFLFLTNGGGVPETKRALELSELLKVQISALQVVQGHSPFRRLVSRFENELIVAIGKGEPAAVMLEYGFKKVLSIDDYASYFNDIDPLSQYKSWGLKHSYERNYNSKGLQPKYDVYSERVKGAFVVSDPVDWGRDIQVLCDILRCGGLPGKENGHQPPLFFAADDLEYQAVFPSERLGMGAFRIGLESIYNSIHSSPLEYTSFGKPNPFVFKNAESILTKLVTHVCQVKETMMGEKCAFNTIYMIGDNPKVDINGAKKVGHPWFSILTRTGVFRGKDNHGQYPADLVVDTVGDAIDFILKKECT; translated from the exons ATGAGGTTCCGTTCCGTCTTCTTTGGGGCGGCGTCGAGGGCAAAGCTCGGAACTCCGGCGCAGCAGCAGCGGTTTCGGCGCACCTACTCGCATCTCCGGCGGCCGGACTCTGAGAG GCCTTCCTTTGGGATCGCGTTCGACATCGATGGCGTGATTCTTCGCGGACGCACCCCCATCGGAGGGTCTCCGCAGGCCCTCCGGAGGCTTTACGACGCCGACG GTTCGTTGAAGGTTCCATTTCTGTTCTTGACAAATG GAGGGGGTGTCCCAGAAACCAAACGAGCTCTGGAGTTGAGTGAGCTTTTGAAAGTTCAGATTTCAGCTCTACAg GTTGTGCAGGGTCATTCTCCTTTCCGACGGTTGGTCAGCAG ATTCGAGAATGAGCTTATCGTTGCCATTGGAAAAGGGGAACCTGCTGCAGTGATGTTGGAGTATGGATTCAA AAAAGTTCTTTCTATTGATGATTATGCATCATACTTCAATGACATCGATCCCCTCTCTCAGTACAAGAGTTGGGGTCTCAAGCACTCGTATGAGAGAAACTATAATTCCAAGGGTTTGCAACCAAAATATGATGTGTATTCAGAGAGAGTAAAAGGTGCATTTGTTGTTAGTGACCCTGTTGATTGGGGAAGGGACATTCAG GTGCTTTGTGATATTTTAAGATGTGGCGGTCTTCCTGGAAAGGAAAATGGACATCAACCACCTTTATTTTTTGCAGCAGATGATCTTGAATACCAG GCTGTATTTCCTTCTGAGCGCCTTGGGATGGGTGCTTTCAGGATAGGACTGGAAAGCATATATAACAG TATCCACAGCAGTCCTCTGGAGTATACTTCTTTTGGGAAACCAAATCCATTTGTTTTCAAGAATGCAGAGTCCATCCTGACCAAACTGGTGACACATGTGTGCCAGGTTAAGGAGACTATGATGGGCGAGAAATGTGCATTCAATACCATTTATATGATTGGTGATAATCCTAAGGTTGACATTAATGGTGCCAAGAAG GTGGGACATCCATGGTTTTCTATTCTCACAAGGACTGGGGTATTCCGGGGTAAAGACAACCATGGACAGTATCCAGCAGACCTG GTTGTGGATACCGTTGGAGACGCTATTGATTTCATTCTGAAAAAGGAGTGCACATGA
- the LOC103969005 gene encoding mitochondrial hydrolase YKR070W isoform X3, translating to MRFRSVFFGAASRAKLGTPAQQQRFRRTYSHLRRPDSERPSFGIAFDIDGVILRGRTPIGGSPQALRRLYDADGSLKVPFLFLTNGGGVPETKRALELSELLKVQISALQVVQGHSPFRRLVSSRFENELIVAIGKGEPAAVMLEYGFKKVLSIDDYASYFNDIDPLSQYKSWGLKHSYERNYNSKGLQPKYDVYSERVKGAFVVSDPVDWGRDIQVLCDILRCGGLPGKENGHQPPLFFAADDLEYQAVFPSERLGMGAFRIGLESIYNRWDIHGFLFSQGLGYSGVKTTMDSIQQTWLWIPLETLLISF from the exons ATGAGGTTCCGTTCCGTCTTCTTTGGGGCGGCGTCGAGGGCAAAGCTCGGAACTCCGGCGCAGCAGCAGCGGTTTCGGCGCACCTACTCGCATCTCCGGCGGCCGGACTCTGAGAG GCCTTCCTTTGGGATCGCGTTCGACATCGATGGCGTGATTCTTCGCGGACGCACCCCCATCGGAGGGTCTCCGCAGGCCCTCCGGAGGCTTTACGACGCCGACG GTTCGTTGAAGGTTCCATTTCTGTTCTTGACAAATG GAGGGGGTGTCCCAGAAACCAAACGAGCTCTGGAGTTGAGTGAGCTTTTGAAAGTTCAGATTTCAGCTCTACAg GTTGTGCAGGGTCATTCTCCTTTCCGACGGTTGGTCAGCAG CAGATTCGAGAATGAGCTTATCGTTGCCATTGGAAAAGGGGAACCTGCTGCAGTGATGTTGGAGTATGGATTCAA AAAAGTTCTTTCTATTGATGATTATGCATCATACTTCAATGACATCGATCCCCTCTCTCAGTACAAGAGTTGGGGTCTCAAGCACTCGTATGAGAGAAACTATAATTCCAAGGGTTTGCAACCAAAATATGATGTGTATTCAGAGAGAGTAAAAGGTGCATTTGTTGTTAGTGACCCTGTTGATTGGGGAAGGGACATTCAG GTGCTTTGTGATATTTTAAGATGTGGCGGTCTTCCTGGAAAGGAAAATGGACATCAACCACCTTTATTTTTTGCAGCAGATGATCTTGAATACCAG GCTGTATTTCCTTCTGAGCGCCTTGGGATGGGTGCTTTCAGGATAGGACTGGAAAGCATATATAACAG GTGGGACATCCATGGTTTTCTATTCTCACAAGGACTGGGGTATTCCGGGGTAAAGACAACCATGGACAGTATCCAGCAGACCTG GTTGTGGATACCGTTGGAGACGCTATTGATTTCATTCTGA
- the LOC135625973 gene encoding uncharacterized protein LOC135625973, translated as MERLSLIDVASEDDLLTSSPCDGFIGQISPVIVGSEESGNQVKINKQIEQALDLSESPEYNKTKTGKCNLRKSLAWDSAFFTSEGVLNHEELAIVNSTFKKTQACSLPIILEDARKSTESTSTLDNDSWALENLEVDLFENVRASIQMTFGTGEKALNVAQPIKKNNPARRASMKLEPSSRNKKCTPVASERHGVSNHLRESATRAATVVTNVGADGVTNSKMLKPPRVLSRGTLPAMPTKTNLVSGNNQIKTSSKKDIPGNAATQKSAVVSKKIKGGSCDTIKSSRSPKPTPKLVDNSRDTARKSPSETTRSRSTSRAINRSLSGSITNKASMRTSGSKISRNTSNSAVSPNSSVKLSSIASPSSSFDSVTSGSSSSTFSAVKPLIDGIEPGADNEEVHPPGLQSNLSSEDIGQSNGLHVTKVHPKSCPNDSSGAKCYKPSGLKMPTPKIGYFDAKKSLACDVKTVSEPRQQPSFPKTTTGVPNKSDSGNKTKPRKIQHVTPANQDMAIDSDSPRSTALSRSPLAESPSLKRLPKLVVSGGLTDTSEAQKESSPIVKDFHSPLKVFDASVVNKAECDLLPKPSTKERDGDPHPKHTANIPVEGEAMILIDGSSGVLWKHSETQATENQNNYHRDPPTINIEKENMSPAE; from the exons ATGGAGAGGCTCTCTCTGATCGACGTCGCGTCGGAGGATGATCTGCTCACGTCCTCCCCTTGCGATGGCTTCATCGGTCAGATCTCGCCAG TGATTGTTGGTTCGGAGGAAAGCGGGAATCAAGTGAAAATAAACAAGCAAATAGAACAAGCCCTCGATCTTTCAGAGTCCCCAGAGTATAATAAAACAAAGACTGGCAAATGCAACTTGCGGAAAAGTTTAGCCTGGGATAGTGCCTTTTTTACGAGCGAAG GAGTTCTGAATCATGAGGAACTGGCCATCGTGAACAGCACATTTAAGAAGACTCAAGCATGTTCACTTCCTATAATTCTGGAAGATGCAAGGAAATCAACAGAATCAACATCAACTTTAGATAATGATAGCTGGGCACTGGAGAATCTTGAGGTAGATTTGTTCGAAAATGTTCGAGCTTCCATTCAGATGACCTTTGGCACCGGAGAGAAAGCTTTGAATGTGGCACAGCCAATCAAGAAAAACAACCCAGCGAGGCGAG CATCAATGAAACTCGAACCATCTTCCCGTAATAAG AAGTGCACTCCTGTGGCATCAGAGCGACATGGTGTTAGCAACCATCTTCGTGAGAGTGCCACCAGAGCAGCCACTGTTGTTACAAATGTG GGTGCTGATGGAGTTACTAATTCAAAGATGTTAAAGCCACCGAGGGTTTTGTCCAGAGGAACTCTTCCAGCAATGCCAACCAAGACAAATCTTGTTTCTGGAAACAACCAGATAAAAACTAGTAGTAAAAAAGATATCCCAG GCAATGCAGCAACTCAGAAATCTGCTGTAGTTTCTAAGAAAATAAAAGGAGGTTCTTGTGACACTATAAAGTCCTCCCGTTCACCAAAACCTACTCCGAAACTGGTCGACAATTCGAGAGACACAGCACGTAAGTCTCCTTCCGAGACAACAAGATCGAGAAGTACTTCCAGAGCTATCAATCGATCTCTATCTGGATCAATCACCAATAAAGCATCCATGAGGACGAGTGGATCTAAAATTAGCAGAAATACAAGTAACAGTGCAGTATCTCCAAATTCTTCTGTCAAGTTATCTTCAATTGCTTCTCCGAGTAGCTCCTTCGACAGTGTCACTTCAGGATCTTCTTCATCGACTTTCTCTGCTGTTAAACCATTGATTGATGGCATTGAACCTGGTGCTGACAACGAAGAAGTTCATCCTCCAGGTCTCCAATCAAATCTCAGTTCTGAAGATATTGGACAATCAAACGGACTACATGTTACCAAAGTTCATCCAAAAAGTTGCCCTAACGATAGCTCTGGGGCAAAATGCTACAAACCTTCAGGACTCAAAATGCCAACTCCAAAAATTGGCTACTTCGATGCA AAGAAATCTCTTGCCTGCGATGTCAAAACAGTTTCAGAGCCTCGGCAGCAGCCCAGTTTCCCCAAAACCACCACTGGAGTACCCAACAAGTCTGATTCAGGGAACAAAACGAAACCCAGAAAGATTCAACATGTGACACCTGCAAACCAGGACATGGCCATCGATTCTGATTCTCCACGATCAACAGCTTTATCTCGGAGTCCACTTGCAGAGTCCCCATCACTTAAACGACTACCGAAGCTTGTTGTATCGGGTGGCTTGACTGATACATCAGAAGCACAAAAAGAATCAAGTCCCATCGTCAAGGATTTCCATAGCCCATTAAAGGTTTTTGATGCATCGGTTGTCAACAAAGCTGAATGCGATCTACTGCCAAAACCAAGTACAAAAGAGCGAGATGGTGATCCGCATCCAAAGCATACGGCCAATATCCCAGTGGAAGGTGAAGCTATGATCCTGATTGATGGAAGTTCCGGAGTCCTTTGGAAACACTCAGAAACACAGGCAACAGAGAACCAGAACAATTATCACCGTGATCCCCCAACCatcaacattgaaaaggaaaataTGTCTCCTGCAGAATGA
- the LOC103969006 gene encoding salt stress-induced hydrophobic peptide ESI3, producing MGSETFLEVILAILLPPVGVFLRYGCGVEFWIDLLLTILGYIPGIVYAIYVLVG from the exons atggggtcaGAGACGTTCTTGGAAGTCATCTTGGCCATCTTGTTACCACCTGTGGGAGTCTTCCTGCGATATGGCTGTGGt GTAGAGTTCTGGATCGACCTGCTGTTGACGATACTGGGTTACATACCAGGAATAGTTTACGCCATATATGTGTTGGTAGGATAG
- the LOC135625234 gene encoding tetraspanin-3-like: MIRGSTSLIGAVNFVTFLISIPVLGGGIWLSARANSTDCLRFLQWPLIIIGITIMVISLMGFAGACYRLSWLLRAYLFAMFVVVAALLGFIIFAFAVTDRGRGQVVLNRAFLEYQLVDYSGWLRDRVANPGYWGKISSCLREGDACAGMSHYVRDPTTGVLVPESADMFYQRQLSPIESGCCKPPTSCGYTYVNETFWNPVAGLAVDDPDCIQWSNDQQQLCYQCNSCKAGVLASLRHSWRKVSVINVIMLIALVIVYVVGCAAYRNARRVDNNEAFGATRMTKARPIRFQF; the protein is encoded by the exons atGATTCGAGGGAGCACAAGCCTGATAGGGGCCGTCAACTTTGTAACGTTCCTGATATCGATCCCCGTGCTGGGCGGCGGTATATGGCTGAGCGCCCGGGCCAACTCCACCGACTGCCTCCGCTTCCTGCAGTGGCCGCTCATCATCATCGGCATCACCATCATGGTCATCTCCCTCATGGGCTTCGCCGGCGCCTGCTACCGCCTCTCCTGGCTCCTCCGCGCCTACCTCTTCGCCATGTTCGTCGTCGTGGCCGCCCTCCTCGGCTTCATCATCTTCGCCTTCGCCGTCACCGACCGCGGCCGCGGCCAGGTCGTCCTCAACCGCGCCTTCCTCGAGTACCAGCTCGTCGACTACTCCGGCTGGCTCCGGGACCGCGTCGCCAACCCCGGCTACTGGGGCAAGATCAGCTCGTGCCTGCGCGAGGGCGACGCCTGCGCCGGCATGTCGCACTACGTCCGCGACCCCACCACCGGCGTGCTGGTGCCCGAGTCCGCCGATATGTTCTACCAGAGGCAACTATCCCCCATCGAG TCTGGATGCTGCAAGCCGCCCACCTCATGCGGCTACACCTACGTGAATGAGACGTTCTGGAACCCGGTGGCAGGGTTGGCGGTGGATGACCCCGACTGCATCCAGTGGAGCAACGACCAGCAGCAGCTGTGCTATCAGTGCAACTCGTGCAAGGCCGGGGTTCTGGCCAGCCTCAGGCACAGCTGGAGGAAGGTCTCAGTGATCAACGTCATCATGCTCATCGCCCTTGTCATCGTCTATGTCGTCGGATGTGCTGCATACAGGAATGCCAGAAGGGTCGACAACAACGAGGCCTTTGGAGCGACCAGGATGACCAAAGCTAGGCCAATCAGGTTCCAGTTTTAG
- the LOC103969008 gene encoding LOB domain-containing protein 1, producing the protein MLTSMASCSSALALYMYSPGLEASHHHLDSFPPPSSKAMKSSDPTTTITSSFQHSSSSSSSNSSSPTSSPISSSPPSLPPTTPPPPVIHSPCAACKILRRRCAGKCVLAPYFPPTEPLKFTTAHRVFGASNIIKLLQDLPESQRADAVSSMVYEANARIRDPVYGCAGAIFQLQKQVNELQAQLAQAQAELLNLQAQHKNLIALICVEVAQNQQDRAPRSTDALAAGNYLLQNDAYFLDEINQEGSVWDEPLWI; encoded by the exons ATGCTGACCTCCATGGCGTCATGCTCTTCCGCCCTCGCTCTCTATATGTATTCCCCGGGACTCGAAGCAAGCCACCACCATCTCGACTCattccctcctccctcttccaaaGCCATGAAGTCCAGTGaccccaccaccaccatcacttcTAGCTTCCaacactcctcctcctcctcctcctccaactcCTCCTCCCCTACATCTTCCCCCATCTCGTCGTCTCCTCCATCCCTTCCCCCGACGACCCCGCCGCCGCCGGTCATTCACAGCCCCTGTGCCGCCTGCAAGATCCTCCGCCGCCGCTGCGCCGGGAAATGCGTCCTGGCGCCCTACTTCCCGCCCACCGAGCCGCTCAAGTTCACCACCGCGCATCGCGTGTTCGGTGCCAGCAACATCATCAAGCTGCTGCAG GATCTCCCGGAGAGCCAGAGGGCGGACGCCGTGAGCAGCATGGTGTACGAGGCGAACGCCCGGATCCGGGATCCCGTCTACGGGTGTGCAGGTGCCATCTTCCAGCTTCAGAAGCAGGTGAACGAGCTCCAAGCGCAACTGGCGCAGGCGCAGGCGGAGCTCCTCAACCTGCAAGCCCAGCACAAGAACCTCATCGCCTTGATCTGCGTGGAAGTGGCTCAGAATCAGCAGGACCGCGCGCCTCGCTCCACCGACGCCCTCGCCGCCGGCAATTACCTGCTTCAGAATGATGCATACTTCCTCGATGAGATCAACCAGGAGGGCTCAGTTTGGGACGAACCCCTCTGGATATGA